One window from the genome of Thermococcus siculi encodes:
- the pgsA gene encoding archaetidylinositol phosphate synthase, which yields MVLNRYRENVKGYLEAIVRPLARAGVTPNTITIIGLIISLAGAYLFYLGEQFWAALVLLIGSLIDALDGTLARMTGKVSRFGAFLDSTFDRISDGAVLFGIAAGGLVDWRVAFVTFMGAYLVSYERCRAELAGSGKLAVGIAERAERLLILIAFALFGYVEYGVYLVGVLAWITVLQRMWAAHQRLK from the coding sequence ATGGTGCTCAACAGATACCGCGAGAACGTTAAGGGCTACCTTGAGGCCATAGTGAGGCCGCTGGCGAGGGCGGGCGTTACTCCGAACACGATAACTATCATAGGCCTGATCATAAGCCTCGCCGGGGCTTACCTGTTTTACCTCGGCGAGCAGTTCTGGGCGGCCCTGGTTCTCCTCATCGGCTCGCTGATAGATGCCCTCGACGGGACGCTCGCCAGAATGACGGGGAAGGTCAGCCGCTTCGGAGCCTTCCTCGATTCCACCTTCGACAGGATAAGCGACGGTGCCGTGCTCTTCGGCATAGCCGCGGGCGGTTTGGTGGACTGGAGGGTTGCTTTCGTCACGTTCATGGGTGCCTATCTCGTCAGCTACGAGCGCTGCCGGGCGGAGCTAGCAGGCTCCGGAAAGCTCGCCGTTGGAATAGCCGAGAGGGCCGAGAGGCTGCTCATCCTCATAGCCTTCGCCCTGTTCGGATACGTGGAGTACGGCGTCTACCTCGTTGGAGTCCTCGCGTGGATAACCGTGCTCCAGCGCATGTGGGCCGCCCACCAGAGGCTCAAATGA
- a CDS encoding TIGR02253 family HAD-type hydrolase, which yields MLKAVFFDFVGTLITKAGENVTHQNIVKEVLKRAGREDLDHIKLWEEYEAESSALFKELAGKPYVRIRDVDTEAMRRVAERYNFEVPDDFWEISVAMHERYGRLFPDALETIRTLKDLGLHVGIITDSDNDYIEAHLKALGIYDLFDSVTTSEDAGYYKPHERPFLMALERAGLKPEEAIYVGDNPSKDCVGAKNVGMASVLLDPEGKKRELWGNCDFVVSRLSDVVEIAKGLMEE from the coding sequence ATGCTGAAGGCTGTATTCTTCGACTTCGTCGGCACGCTGATAACCAAGGCCGGCGAGAACGTCACGCACCAGAACATCGTGAAGGAGGTTCTCAAAAGGGCCGGAAGGGAGGATCTGGATCACATAAAGCTCTGGGAGGAGTACGAGGCCGAAAGTTCGGCGCTCTTCAAGGAGCTTGCCGGGAAGCCCTACGTCAGAATCAGGGACGTTGACACCGAGGCCATGAGGAGGGTCGCTGAGAGGTACAACTTTGAAGTCCCCGATGACTTCTGGGAAATAAGCGTAGCGATGCACGAGAGGTATGGGAGGCTCTTTCCCGATGCCCTCGAGACGATAAGAACCCTCAAGGACCTCGGCCTACACGTTGGAATCATCACCGACTCGGACAACGACTACATAGAGGCACACCTGAAGGCGCTGGGGATATACGACCTCTTTGACAGCGTAACGACCAGCGAGGACGCCGGCTATTACAAGCCCCACGAGAGGCCTTTCCTCATGGCCCTTGAGAGAGCCGGCCTTAAACCGGAGGAGGCCATCTACGTCGGCGACAATCCTTCAAAGGACTGCGTTGGGGCCAAAAACGTTGGAATGGCGAGCGTCCTCCTCGATCCAGAAGGCAAAAAGCGCGAGCTTTGGGGCAACTGCGACTTCGTTGTATCGAGGCTCTCCGATGTCGTGGAGATAGCGAAGGGACTGATGGAGGAATGA
- a CDS encoding ASCH domain-containing protein: MRHLEFDGRYAEPILSGRKRATVRLGRRPNLEEGDEVLIHSGGYALGRAVIERVESKTVGELTDEDAVLDGFSSREELINALKTHYKYVNDDSPAHVIVFRLVERFDRPVMSSDYAYEGNNPIEIAEMALKHLDLSEEDRKLIELFLKSGSLRKAARRLGGMNKRYLIRDALRRAYEELKRRGLMGPKL; the protein is encoded by the coding sequence ATGCGCCACCTGGAGTTCGATGGAAGATACGCGGAGCCGATACTGAGCGGAAGGAAGCGGGCAACGGTGAGGCTCGGCAGGAGGCCCAACCTAGAAGAGGGCGACGAGGTTCTGATACACTCCGGCGGCTACGCCCTCGGAAGGGCTGTTATCGAGAGGGTTGAGAGCAAAACCGTGGGAGAGCTGACCGACGAGGATGCCGTACTGGACGGTTTTTCAAGCAGGGAGGAGTTGATAAACGCCCTCAAGACCCACTACAAGTACGTGAACGACGATTCCCCCGCCCATGTGATAGTCTTCCGCCTGGTTGAGCGCTTTGATAGGCCCGTCATGAGTTCCGACTACGCATACGAGGGCAACAACCCAATCGAAATAGCCGAGATGGCCCTCAAGCACCTCGACCTTTCCGAGGAGGACAGAAAGCTTATAGAACTGTTCCTCAAATCCGGGAGCCTAAGGAAGGCCGCCCGCAGGCTCGGCGGTATGAACAAGCGCTACCTCATACGCGATGCATTGAGAAGGGCCTACGAAGAACTCAAAAGGAGGGGCCTCATGGGGCCGAAACTTTGA
- a CDS encoding ASCH domain-containing protein, giving the protein MKVYRLRVREEYLDHIKSGEKRIEVRVAYPQLKNIKPGDKILFNDEVPAVVTGVKRYETFRQVLREEPIKKIFPDEPSFERAVKRFHNLYPKWKENRYGVIAIRFKLVGEDKR; this is encoded by the coding sequence ATGAAAGTTTACAGACTCAGGGTTCGTGAGGAGTACCTCGACCACATAAAGTCGGGAGAGAAGAGGATAGAGGTCCGCGTTGCCTATCCCCAGCTCAAGAACATAAAGCCCGGCGATAAGATACTCTTCAACGATGAGGTCCCCGCCGTTGTGACCGGAGTTAAGAGGTACGAGACCTTCCGTCAGGTCCTCCGCGAGGAGCCGATAAAGAAAATCTTCCCCGATGAGCCGAGCTTTGAGAGGGCCGTAAAGAGGTTCCACAACCTCTATCCTAAATGGAAGGAAAACCGCTACGGCGTCATAGCGATAAGGTTCAAGCTCGTGGGCGAGGATAAAAGGTGA
- a CDS encoding class III signal peptide-containing protein, translated as MRRNAQGALEYLFMLAAVLVLVLMAARVVLNGVRNMNEAINNYVEQVRQEILEDL; from the coding sequence ATGAGGAGAAATGCGCAGGGAGCGCTCGAGTACCTTTTCATGCTCGCGGCGGTGCTCGTGCTCGTACTCATGGCCGCCAGGGTGGTACTCAACGGTGTCAGGAACATGAACGAGGCAATAAATAACTACGTCGAACAGGTGAGGCAGGAGATACTTGAAGACCTCTGA
- a CDS encoding A24 family peptidase C-terminal domain-containing protein, with product MEYFSLLLGLVMGVVTSYTDLKTGFIDDINVFPTLALIGKLRGWEEESEGILDKIPIPAVEAGILYYLYLGVTQHNAILAVSGVVGFLLGLLLGLLLYYIGAWASGDALILAAFSALLPYPPERAVLIPPYAAGYPLYPLTILLNSLIAIFPFIFLYAFGVILLRRQFGELRQIFTDGARLTAEVALWIMAALGFRLVIYDLTGIAIVGIWSWLFTIVVLYILGKFRKAGDAIGLVVVAYLLHMDPVPMARAFLKLLATLYLFKVFFSLVKFMRTGVLMEEVPVEELREWDILGETVFEKEGKVLRDRSDLFTRIKNAVASADPSLIRPDYGRVIASPTAEGLKKEQIEELKRLVEEGKLENSFLRKKSMPFAPALFLGFLISYFWGDIFWWIQLKIAGT from the coding sequence ATGGAGTATTTCTCCCTGCTTCTGGGGCTGGTTATGGGAGTCGTTACTTCGTACACCGACCTTAAAACCGGGTTTATAGACGACATAAACGTTTTTCCAACGCTGGCCCTCATCGGAAAGCTACGCGGCTGGGAGGAGGAAAGCGAGGGGATCCTCGACAAAATCCCGATCCCTGCGGTCGAGGCCGGCATACTATACTACCTCTACCTTGGAGTTACCCAACACAACGCCATCCTGGCCGTTTCAGGTGTTGTCGGCTTCCTGCTGGGCCTCCTCCTGGGGCTGCTGCTCTACTACATAGGTGCCTGGGCAAGCGGGGACGCGCTCATCCTGGCGGCTTTCTCCGCCCTGCTGCCCTATCCGCCAGAAAGGGCAGTTCTCATCCCACCGTACGCGGCTGGGTATCCCCTCTACCCCCTGACGATACTCCTGAACAGCCTCATAGCGATATTCCCGTTCATATTCCTCTACGCCTTCGGGGTGATACTCCTCCGGAGGCAGTTCGGGGAGCTAAGGCAGATATTCACCGATGGAGCCAGGCTCACCGCCGAGGTGGCGCTGTGGATAATGGCCGCCCTCGGCTTCAGGCTGGTGATATACGACCTGACGGGGATAGCGATAGTGGGAATATGGTCGTGGCTCTTCACCATCGTCGTACTGTACATCCTCGGGAAGTTCAGGAAAGCCGGCGACGCCATAGGGCTGGTAGTGGTGGCGTACCTCCTCCACATGGACCCGGTTCCGATGGCGAGGGCGTTCCTGAAGCTTCTAGCTACGCTGTACCTCTTCAAGGTGTTCTTTTCCCTCGTGAAGTTCATGAGGACGGGTGTCCTGATGGAGGAAGTTCCAGTCGAGGAGCTGCGCGAGTGGGACATACTCGGAGAGACGGTTTTTGAAAAGGAAGGTAAGGTGTTGAGGGACAGGAGCGACCTCTTCACGAGGATAAAGAACGCCGTGGCATCGGCAGACCCCTCACTCATCAGACCCGACTACGGGCGGGTTATAGCCTCACCCACCGCGGAGGGCCTGAAGAAGGAGCAGATAGAGGAACTCAAGCGCCTTGTTGAGGAAGGGAAACTCGAAAACAGCTTCCTGAGGAAGAAGTCGATGCCCTTCGCCCCGGCCCTCTTCCTCGGCTTCCTCATAAGCTACTTCTGGGGCGACATCTTCTGGTGGATTCAGCTCAAGATAGCGGGAACCTGA